From the genome of Vicia villosa cultivar HV-30 ecotype Madison, WI linkage group LG2, Vvil1.0, whole genome shotgun sequence, one region includes:
- the LOC131651521 gene encoding uncharacterized mitochondrial protein AtMg00810-like → MQLVKEFSKIILGEFEMSLMEELNYFLRLQIKQLKEGTFMCQTKYFHEFLKCFRMVDAKSINTPISTNKNLDKDENDKDVDVKKYGGTIGSLLYLTTSRPDIMFSVCICARYQSAPKESHLKSIKRILRYLHGTFMYGLWYPKGCDCSLVGYTNSDFSGCKSDRKSTSVT, encoded by the coding sequence ATGCAATTAGTCAAGGAGTTTTCTAAGATAATTCTTGGagagtttgaaatgagtctaATGGAGGAGTTAAATTACTTTCTCAGACTTCAAATCAAACAACTCAAAGAAGGGACATTTATGTGTCAAACAAAGTATTTCCATGAGTTTCTTAAATGCTTCAGAATGGTAGATGCAAAGTCAATTAACACTCCAATTTCCACAAACAAAAACTTGGACAAAGATGAAAACGATAAGGATGTTGACGTTAAAAAGTATGGAGGTACGATTGGATCTCTCTTATATCTTACTACATCTAGGcctgacattatgtttagtgtatgcatATGCGCTCGATATCAATCTGCTCCCAAGGAATCTCATTTAAAATCCATAAAGCGTATTCTTAGATATCTTCATGGTACTTTTATGTATGGGCTTTGGTATCCAAAAGGATGCGATTGTAGTTTAGTTGGTTACACTAATTCCGACTTTTCCGGTTGCAAATCGGATAGGAAGAGCACTAGTGTAACTTGA